In one window of Leptospira sp. WS92.C1 DNA:
- a CDS encoding peptidylprolyl isomerase, with protein sequence MATAVFKTNFGNFSVYLDEEKAPITAGNFIKLAKDGFYNGLTFHRVIKNFMIQGGCPSGTGTGGPGYKIQDEFHKDLRNEKYTLSMANAGPNTGGSQFFINVRDNFYLDNRHAVFGKVTEGTDIVETISEAETGFQDKPTKAVVIESITFSE encoded by the coding sequence ATGGCAACTGCGGTATTTAAGACAAATTTTGGAAATTTTTCGGTCTATCTTGACGAAGAAAAGGCTCCGATCACGGCGGGAAATTTTATCAAGCTCGCTAAGGACGGATTTTACAACGGTCTTACGTTTCACCGGGTTATCAAAAATTTTATGATTCAGGGGGGATGTCCCAGTGGAACCGGAACCGGCGGACCGGGATATAAGATCCAAGACGAATTTCATAAGGATCTAAGGAATGAGAAATACACTCTCTCTATGGCAAATGCGGGACCCAATACCGGAGGATCTCAATTTTTTATCAATGTCAGAGATAATTTCTACTTAGACAATCGACACGCGGTTTTTGGAAAAGTAACCGAAGGTACGGATATCGTGGAAACGATTTCCGAAGCAGAAACCGGTTTTCAAGACAAACCGACGAAGGCCGTCGTGATCG
- a CDS encoding adenylate/guanylate cyclase domain-containing protein: MLETNHRYLPLGTSGALVFISTSQFEGKTNTSVLFEEINKKEIGTICIVTSDNRFDKEILESTDSSVSIVSILIPPGPVATNDSVYGAFLRIERFLKRGNLLFLIQPDCETRFPLFLSKFLIANDPYIPEAELKDRISNFGYVYPDFDSTIFRKFISQKKENHFSPEISQVEFSISSQLIREGRRPSKIKYKIEYEPGFDNLTKIKAVAYTEKENSKSHLSFQSHEIPAIEIDHMEESLKPKEIVVQTAERVSISPESAPISEPPPTSPATAESNSTETRKDTTTSVVSQNAPVVLETTTAVPVSKPIKQKTVTPKQSTESEAIPVVDTDATIKTKLPLQIKLMAVISLLMTITVSTIIFFASSAFRGDSEIRVLQNNLNLVNILGLKIKTDLNDILSKGKQIANALNQGNAGIGFADIFFQNDPDFVYAGLYQISNNRPSVVHEFYNEPYLGEIKSSTKEISELISSRPNLIQKSILTGGRIENLSAEFKEPIFVIAVPSSSGSDPKILVLILRLEKLLSAFQKQDISEVFLVNGEGDLIAHSDPKLLQSNTNFMNLPIVESMVNSSENTKQIEYKDKDGKSWFGSFQKLGFGGAAVVSIVPEDKAFEAVYRIQRTNILIMGIALCLALIIVFFFAKTITKPILSLLQATTQVARGNFKIGIRSSTKDEVGLLTDYFVDMGRGLEEREKVKDALGRFVNKEIAEMVLKQELTLGGERKMCAIFFSDIRSFTSISEKLQPEEVVEFLNEYMTEMVHCVNHTHGIVDKFIGDAIMATWGALKTSDQDAENAVTGALMMREALIRFNQGRGGDKKPIIKIGCGINYGPVIAGQIGSEQRLEYTVIGDAVNLASRVEALNKPFGTDILITQDLLDHVPNLFNVEKMQSIKVKGKEDAQIIYAVLGRKDDPNCPKTIEELRTRIGIVWESPKKGNDSEPGEEVKYEILD; this comes from the coding sequence ATGTTAGAAACAAATCATCGTTATCTTCCCTTGGGAACATCGGGAGCTCTTGTCTTTATATCAACCTCTCAATTCGAAGGAAAGACAAACACATCCGTTCTTTTCGAAGAGATCAATAAAAAAGAAATTGGAACGATCTGTATTGTCACCTCGGATAATCGATTTGATAAAGAAATTTTGGAGTCTACGGATTCTTCCGTTTCGATCGTGTCCATTCTCATTCCTCCGGGTCCAGTAGCAACAAACGATTCCGTGTATGGGGCCTTTCTCAGAATCGAAAGATTTTTAAAAAGAGGAAATCTTTTATTTCTGATTCAACCGGATTGCGAAACCAGATTTCCTCTTTTTCTTTCCAAATTCTTGATCGCAAACGACCCCTATATTCCCGAAGCAGAATTAAAAGATAGAATTTCAAACTTCGGTTATGTATATCCCGATTTCGATTCAACTATTTTTAGAAAATTTATTTCCCAAAAAAAAGAAAACCATTTCTCTCCCGAAATTTCCCAGGTGGAATTTTCGATTTCCTCTCAATTGATTCGGGAAGGTAGACGTCCTTCCAAAATCAAATATAAAATCGAATACGAGCCCGGCTTTGACAACCTGACAAAAATCAAAGCGGTTGCCTATACGGAAAAAGAAAACTCAAAATCCCATCTTTCCTTTCAATCTCATGAAATTCCCGCGATCGAAATCGATCATATGGAAGAAAGTCTTAAACCAAAGGAAATTGTAGTGCAAACCGCAGAAAGAGTCAGTATTTCGCCGGAATCCGCTCCGATCTCGGAACCGCCGCCGACTTCTCCCGCTACGGCGGAATCGAATTCTACAGAAACAAGGAAAGACACAACGACTTCGGTAGTTTCCCAAAACGCTCCTGTTGTTTTGGAAACGACAACGGCTGTTCCCGTTTCAAAACCTATCAAACAAAAAACCGTGACTCCAAAACAGTCTACAGAATCGGAAGCCATTCCGGTCGTGGATACGGACGCCACGATCAAAACAAAACTTCCTCTTCAGATCAAACTTATGGCCGTCATTTCTCTTTTGATGACCATCACCGTTTCGACGATCATCTTTTTTGCATCTTCCGCGTTTCGTGGAGACTCCGAAATCCGAGTTCTGCAAAACAATTTAAATTTAGTGAATATTCTCGGATTGAAGATCAAAACGGATCTCAACGACATTCTTTCCAAAGGAAAACAAATCGCAAACGCACTCAATCAGGGAAATGCAGGAATCGGTTTTGCCGATATCTTTTTTCAAAACGACCCCGATTTTGTATATGCCGGTTTGTATCAGATCTCAAACAACCGACCTTCGGTAGTTCATGAATTTTACAACGAACCTTACTTAGGTGAGATCAAATCTTCCACGAAAGAAATTTCCGAACTAATTTCTTCCAGACCCAACCTGATTCAAAAATCGATCCTAACGGGTGGTCGGATCGAAAACCTAAGTGCCGAGTTCAAGGAACCGATCTTTGTAATCGCGGTTCCCTCTTCTTCCGGTTCCGATCCTAAAATTTTAGTTTTGATTCTAAGATTGGAAAAACTTCTGAGTGCTTTCCAAAAGCAGGACATCTCGGAGGTGTTTTTGGTCAATGGAGAAGGTGATCTTATAGCGCATTCCGATCCGAAACTGCTTCAATCCAATACCAACTTTATGAATCTTCCCATTGTGGAATCGATGGTAAACAGTTCCGAGAATACAAAACAAATCGAATATAAAGACAAGGACGGAAAATCCTGGTTCGGTTCGTTTCAGAAATTGGGTTTCGGAGGAGCTGCGGTTGTTTCGATCGTTCCCGAAGATAAGGCTTTTGAAGCGGTGTATCGGATCCAAAGAACAAATATCCTGATTATGGGAATCGCTCTCTGTCTCGCACTAATCATCGTTTTCTTTTTTGCAAAAACGATCACAAAACCAATTTTAAGCTTACTACAGGCAACCACGCAGGTCGCGAGAGGAAATTTTAAAATCGGAATCCGATCCAGTACAAAAGACGAAGTCGGTCTTCTCACCGACTACTTTGTAGACATGGGTCGGGGTTTAGAAGAAAGAGAAAAGGTTAAGGACGCCCTCGGACGGTTTGTAAATAAAGAAATCGCAGAAATGGTTCTAAAACAGGAACTCACTCTGGGTGGAGAAAGAAAGATGTGCGCGATCTTTTTCTCTGATATCCGCAGCTTTACTTCTATTTCCGAAAAACTTCAACCGGAAGAAGTCGTCGAATTCTTAAACGAATATATGACCGAGATGGTTCATTGTGTGAACCACACACATGGAATCGTAGATAAGTTTATCGGAGACGCGATCATGGCGACCTGGGGAGCTTTAAAAACTTCCGATCAAGACGCGGAAAATGCCGTCACCGGAGCCTTGATGATGCGAGAAGCATTGATCCGATTCAACCAAGGAAGAGGCGGCGATAAAAAACCGATCATCAAAATCGGATGTGGAATCAACTACGGGCCCGTAATTGCGGGACAGATCGGATCCGAACAAAGACTGGAGTATACAGTGATCGGAGACGCGGTCAATCTCGCATCCAGGGTGGAAGCACTCAACAAACCCTTTGGAACCGATATTTTGATCACTCAGGATTTACTGGATCACGTCCCGAATCTTTTTAACGTTGAAAAAATGCAATCCATCAAAGTAAAAGGAAAGGAAGACGCGCAGATCATCTATGCGGTTTTGGGAAGAAAAGACGACCCAAACTGTCCGAAAACCATAGAGGAGCTGAGAACCAGAATCGGAATCGTATGGGAATCTCCGAAAAAGGGAAATGATTCCGAACCGGGGGAAGAAGTTAAGTATGAAATACTTGACTGA
- a CDS encoding FecR domain-containing protein: MKYLTEGKYVVSFLTGLILLFSALLYFHMFSGRKTGTNPQIGELRFKNKKAQRKFDSEVMWEDMETSMPVMNRDTVRTDDGAEAVLVLNDGTEIKLDQKSMIFLDFSDKNLSIDFAYGSVSANKESGSTELKIKSGGETVAVNQGDLKLSRSSEGQALNLEVSKGNAKVTSGNQESNLSDNQALELKNGKSEIRSLSISLNSPVERKFFQSDTNSYPVSFSWNKVEAVKDYTLEISNDPGFSKKVIRSKSNAIFFKKSLEKGTFFWRITAVNPGSGKSEYSETRSFTILSSLKPSIFSPVKSEEFKFTSSIPNVSFQWSAIDFAKGYTIEIAKDSSFANTIVNQEIQGTLYRWDKTKEGTYFARVTPKFSIPDLKASSSDAISFSVRRMEKPEPPILKRPSDQEEISLRKFSKEGSLFVWSSSPEFTEYTLEIANDPDFKNPVFAKKSNSSSLVSSPITQAGAYFWRVKANAKDGEMFLSPSRRFKILSMENLDLLFPVNHQEMGHPSNQKLTFRWQRPEPAGVYRLEVSKNPEFSGSVVRENFRSSFGTVVLPSPGEYFWKVSLLGNGGENLIVSNTQSFKTSDSAPFLSQISPSTEETIDISNRDSIEFRWESEGDLESTLIEILELKSKGNKSIWKKEIKSDSVSFKDFSILEETKYQWRILAKYKDKNGTLKFTIPVSRNFEIKLSKTIRPPEVLSPKEIYVE, from the coding sequence ATGAAATACTTGACTGAAGGAAAATACGTAGTCAGCTTTCTAACCGGACTCATCCTCCTATTCAGTGCATTACTGTATTTTCATATGTTTTCCGGTAGAAAAACCGGAACTAATCCGCAAATCGGCGAACTGAGATTTAAAAACAAAAAAGCCCAAAGAAAATTCGATTCGGAAGTGATGTGGGAAGATATGGAAACATCGATGCCGGTCATGAACCGCGACACTGTTCGTACGGACGACGGAGCCGAAGCGGTTTTAGTTCTCAACGATGGAACCGAAATCAAACTAGATCAAAAGAGTATGATCTTTCTTGATTTTTCGGATAAGAATTTATCCATAGACTTCGCATACGGATCCGTATCCGCAAACAAAGAAAGCGGAAGCACCGAATTAAAAATCAAAAGCGGCGGAGAAACCGTCGCGGTCAACCAGGGAGATCTAAAACTTTCCAGATCGTCTGAAGGCCAGGCCTTAAACTTGGAGGTCTCCAAAGGAAACGCAAAAGTCACTTCCGGAAATCAGGAATCGAATCTGTCCGATAATCAGGCGTTGGAATTAAAAAACGGAAAATCGGAAATTAGATCTCTTTCGATCTCGCTCAATTCTCCTGTAGAAAGAAAATTTTTTCAATCCGACACGAACTCGTATCCGGTATCATTTAGTTGGAACAAGGTCGAGGCGGTAAAGGATTATACATTAGAAATTTCGAATGATCCCGGCTTTTCCAAAAAGGTGATTCGATCCAAATCAAATGCGATCTTTTTTAAAAAATCCCTGGAAAAGGGAACTTTTTTTTGGAGAATTACGGCAGTCAATCCCGGCAGCGGAAAATCCGAATACAGCGAAACCCGTTCTTTTACGATCCTGAGCAGCCTTAAACCTTCCATCTTTTCTCCGGTAAAGTCCGAAGAATTTAAATTTACATCCAGCATTCCAAACGTATCGTTTCAATGGTCTGCGATCGATTTTGCAAAAGGATACACAATCGAAATCGCAAAAGATTCGTCGTTTGCAAACACGATCGTCAATCAGGAAATTCAGGGAACATTGTATCGATGGGATAAAACCAAAGAAGGAACTTATTTTGCGAGAGTGACTCCTAAATTCTCCATTCCTGATTTGAAAGCATCCTCTTCCGATGCGATTTCTTTTTCGGTCCGAAGGATGGAAAAACCGGAGCCCCCGATTCTCAAACGACCTTCCGATCAGGAAGAGATATCTCTTCGAAAATTCTCCAAAGAAGGAAGTCTGTTTGTTTGGTCTTCTTCTCCCGAATTTACGGAATATACTCTCGAAATCGCGAACGATCCGGATTTTAAAAATCCGGTTTTTGCTAAAAAATCGAATTCATCCTCTCTTGTTTCTTCTCCGATCACGCAAGCCGGAGCCTATTTTTGGAGAGTGAAGGCAAATGCAAAAGACGGTGAAATGTTTTTATCCCCTTCGAGACGATTTAAGATCCTATCGATGGAGAATCTGGATCTTCTCTTTCCTGTAAATCATCAGGAAATGGGTCATCCATCCAATCAAAAATTGACGTTTCGCTGGCAAAGACCGGAACCGGCAGGCGTATATAGATTGGAGGTTTCCAAAAATCCGGAATTTTCAGGAAGTGTAGTCCGCGAAAACTTTCGGTCTTCTTTTGGAACGGTCGTTTTGCCTTCCCCTGGAGAATACTTCTGGAAGGTCTCTCTTCTTGGTAATGGCGGTGAGAATTTGATCGTAAGTAACACACAATCGTTTAAAACATCCGATAGCGCCCCTTTTTTGAGTCAGATCAGTCCGTCCACGGAAGAAACGATCGATATTTCCAATCGGGATAGCATAGAATTCAGATGGGAATCAGAAGGAGATCTGGAATCCACGTTGATCGAAATTTTAGAACTCAAATCCAAAGGAAACAAATCGATCTGGAAAAAAGAAATCAAATCGGATTCCGTTTCGTTTAAGGATTTTTCGATTTTGGAAGAAACCAAATATCAATGGAGGATTTTGGCAAAATACAAAGATAAAAACGGCACTTTAAAATTTACGATTCCTGTCTCAAGAAACTTTGAAATTAAGTTGAGCAAGACAATCCGGCCTCCGGAAGTTCTTTCACCAAAGGAGATCTATGTCGAATAG